In Labeo rohita strain BAU-BD-2019 chromosome 8, IGBB_LRoh.1.0, whole genome shotgun sequence, the genomic window AAACATCTAGTAGAGCAGAGAATATCCCACCTTTAAAATTTTCAGGGTCTTTTCACAGAGCTCAGTATTCTGATTTGTCAGTTCTTTCAGTGCGCTGTATGATGAAAGATATGATTACAGATAACTGAATATAAGACTACACAGatcagatttatttaaattaggaTTCACTCACTCAGCATCTGCATCATTCTGAATCATCTTTTCAATGATGACATTCCAAATCTGCATTCTACagaaaaacaatcattttagaCTGTCGGACACTGGattgcaaaaagaaaataaatgacgCTCGATACCACAGCAGCTTTACCTGTTCAGTACCAGTGTTTTGTTGAAATATGAGAGTCTTGCCTGCTCTATTTCACTTTCATACTTGGATCtacagatttttaaaagcacaaacatttgtcagtttattttataacagagtacatacaaacatacatattcatAAATTCAAACACACTTACAGGTCTCCATCAGCTTCACATGACTCTTTATGTTTTCCTTAGAAACAAACACTACAATTAGCATTAGGTTAATTATTAGTGGTTAGTATTtgcataaatatttatgtacaaatttaAGCTTACCCATGCTGACTTTAACATTcatttcaaaacactgattttccattatttctttcattcttgAGGAGAGAAAAAACAAGACATACAAAAAACAGACTgagtatacactaccagtcaaaagtttttcaacagtacaatttgtaatttttttttttttaaagtctcttctgctcaccaagcctgtatttttttttatccaaagtacagcaaaaatagtagttttttaaaatatttttactatttaaaataactgttttaatatatattaaaatgtcacttattcctgtgatttcaaagctgcatttttagcatcattactcaagtcacatgaaccttcagaaattattctaatattctgattcgctgctcaaaaaattcttaatataatgttgaaaacagcggagtagaattTCTTTCAGGTTTCTTAGATGAATAAGgttaagaagaacagcatttacctaaaatataaatcgttgtaacattataaatgcctttatcatcacttttaatcaatttaaagcatacttgctaactaaaagtagcaaaaaaaattgagcttttgaatggtatagtgtataatgttgcaataaatgctgatctttggatctttctattcatcaaagaatcctgaaaaatgcactcaactgttGCATgttcgaatgatttctgagggatcatgtgacactgaagactggagtaatgatgctgaaaagttagctttgatcacaggaataaattacattttaaaatatatatttaaatagaaggcaattattttaaatagtaaaaatatttcacaatattactgcttttgctgtattttggatcaaataaacgcaggcttagtgagcagacgagactttaaaaaaaacattacaaatcttactgttcaaaaacttttgactggtttgaTTACACGTTCTATATATCGTATACTGTTAATTAGTGCTCTACGCATTGGTacaagaagacaaaaaaaaaaaaatcatacaaataaaataatgaaattatggaAAATCACTTTAACAGGCGTGTGGGTGTCACCCCCTCAGAAGCCGATGCTGTATCAGGCAGACTGTTCATTTCAGCTGAATCAACATCTGAAGATTGTTCATCATGATTACTGAGACTCATCTTTGTATGTCTGTGCAGAAATAAAAACTTAGTTAATCCCATTCAAAATTCTGTTAAAGGTTTCAAAGACTCCAGATAAAAAACGCATAtagattttattgtatttaaataggTAATTGATACAACAGAGGGTTAAAGCTTCAATAATAGCTGTCAAGTGAGCTTTGCTTAGGTCCAGTGTTCTCGCACCGTAGAACCAACGAATTCCTACGACTTTCCAGTTGTTTATAATAACTGCATAAGGATTGTTAAAAATTAcactcaataaataagcttattcACTTACCGTCGTTTCTGGTTCTTTCTGTTGCGGCTTTTGTTtacaaatattactttttagCAAGCGGCCCGACTTCGCCCCCGTCTGAAACTGCCGCCAGGAAGTCTTGACGTGACGTGACAGTCATGTGACCAGGGTGATCCACAAGACCCCGCCCACCTGCATCAAACTAAGCATGAGCAGAAATAAAGGGTTGGCCGTTACAGGCCACTGTCAGCACAGCGTTTAGTGTGTTTCGGAGGTCAACATGGGGAAATAAGGTTATAATACGATACTAGATAGCGTCCTGTTGGTAAGACTGAGTGTTTATGGTGCTTATTAAGAATCGTGGCTCTATAGATTGTAAATGTACCGTTATTTTAAAGGCAGAACCACTTGTGATGAATATTAGCAGGATGAGCTATTGTATAAATTCATTTTGCGTAATGTATTCTTTATGTGTGATATCAAAGCTCATTACCTGCATAAATTCGCATGCATGTGTGCATGAATTTACAGcctgttttatgtttattcCGTATGATTCAGTAATGTGACAGCTTCTCTGCTTTCAGTAAACATAACGATTGTAGTTCATTCTAGATAATTAATGCAACATTTAAGCATTAATAGCACTTTATAATAGTCCTTACATGCCCTCATCTGGTTACCAAGTCTAAAAGCAGAAGCAATCAAAACGTTTTTCAGTCGAGTCTTCTCAGTGAATCAGTTGAGTCGGTTTGTAGAATCGTTCTGAAGCATTAGAGTTGTTGAACCCGTTCTTTTAAACGAACTGTTCAAAAGAACCGGTTCGCGGAAATGACTCTTTGCCGCTTTTGTCCTTTAAGTTTTAATACAACCGCGCCCTCTTCAGGTTGCTAATGTGTTTACTTTATGCTGTTGTCTGTGTGTCTGAACCGGAAGCAGTGATCGAATGTCGTCATGGGAAGCAAAGTGAGTGGCAAGATGGCAGCTGCCAGTCGGGTCGTGCAGGTAAACACTCGCTTCAGCTTGTACACTGAGTGTTTTGCTGTGACGTCTAGTTTATATGGGTGCATTGGTAAAACGATGATCACTTATTAGGTTAGTTTTGATCTTGAGTGTTTTTACTTCATCAAAAGGCATTGAATTCACTGGCTTGTCAGATGCCCTTGTGGGCAAAACCAAGTTTCTTCTCTGtatatctttttatttcttttctgtaAACCACAATGTCATCTCAACAGCACATTAAGCATTATGTACAGTTGATATAATAAAATGCAGTCTCTAAATATTCAAAatgtcataaatatttttatggttgTTCATTCTTTTACATGAAGCATAGATACAGGGGTTTTGCAGGTCTTAATGAATCCTTATTCACTTTTTCACAATGTAAAGCCTTAAAgcgtcttaaatcagagcagaaagtTATAAAACTCGTAGTCATGGCATTCAGTGTTGCATATGTTgcaaaaaatatctgttttatcTTGGTTTTTGATACAAATATCCAAATGTCCTTAAATCAAGATTCATTGCTTGAGATGCAAAATATAGATTGAAAGTCTGGCTTTGTGAGAACCTGAACATAATGAACTGAATTTATgattaatacaaaaacaaatatctgtcagtgaggtgtgaaaacattttttccattaaattaAGTCTATTTTTTTCCATGCCCTCtagcagaaaacaagacttttgAGGGAAAGGcttttaaaaaggtcttaaatgtGTAAAAGTCTTAAGTTTACCTTCTTAAAACCTCCAGAAACCTTGTAGACAAGTCACTAATCCGcaactgttttgttttactgttctCATTTGAGTGATTTATTTGCAGGTTGTGCGGCCTCATGCACCTTTAATTAAGTTTCCAGATCGGAAGGGCGTCCCTAGGCCAAATGGTCAGTAACAAGCCCACACGTTGCCTTATTTTTGTCACTGAATTTAGTTTGTCCATTATTCTAggaaatgcatcatttttatttgtgtaatacatattttactgtGCAGTCTTTGCTTTTTAATACCAAGTGCAGTAAATTTAAGATACCAAACAATCATTTTtctacactactagtcaaaagtttttgaacagtaggattttttaatgtttttaaagtctcttctgcttgccaagcctgcatttatttgatccaaagtacaacaaaaatggcaacattttgaaatatttttaccatttaaaataactgctgtctatttgaatgtattttaaaatttatttattcctgtgatttcaaagcagaatttttagcatcactactccggccacatgatccttcagaaatcattctaatattctaatttgctgctcaaaaaaatttattattattatgttgaaaacagctcagcagatgttttttttttttttttttttttttttttttttcaggtttcgtGGATGAATAgcaagttcagaagaacagcatttatctgaaattgatatcttttgtaatattacaaatgtctttatcactttcgaagcatccttgctaaatacaaaaaaaaaaataatgctgactccaagcttttaaatggtgtagtgtataatgttacaaaagctttttatttcaaataaatgctgatctttgaatctttctgttcatcaaagaatcctgaaaaactaGTTTCCATTGTTTCTAGTTTTTTGAATTCTAGTTTCCATTGTGGCGGATGGATATTTAGTATGTTATTTTAGTTCACGGTAGCGAACGTTAAAGCTGAAACACCACTAGTTTGTCGGAAACGTATTTTCCATGTGCTGTATTTCCAGTACAAGAGGCTCTAAAGGTGCTTGCAGCCAGTCTCCCACAGATCTCCCCATCCGCACCTCCACCTACAGCATCAATATCACCTCCACCCAGACCACCGGGACCCGTCAGCCGACTGCCTGGCACCCCTGACAGCATTGATGTAGTTAGAGATCTCCCTCAGAAGTACCGCAGAAGAACTCTTGCGTTAGATGAAATGGACTACATCCAGGTTAGTGTTTACTTGTTTTTACTAACCACTCATGAAATGAAGGACATTTtggttttaacaaaatattcagTAGCTCTGTTCTTAAGCTAATGAGACAAATGCTGTgaaatttataacaaaaatgtatataaacatgTACAAACCACTGACAATaacttctctttttctttctttcagcgTGGTGGACCAGAGTGACATGATCCGGTCCGGTTCATTCAATCAGACTTAATTAGTCAAAATCATTTGcctgaccttttttttcagtataagAGGAGTTCATAATGTCATACAGCAAACCAAACTAATTAAGTTATACTTTTATTGTACATACAGATATTATTTGACAGTTTCATTATTTAGGTGCTctgtatttacattaaaatgcacaactCTTTGCCTTCTTAATCTTCCCTCTGTGTTGGACTGGCTACTCTGGACAGCACCTCTTCTGACCATCATGAACAGAGTTTATGAATTTGCTCTTCCATTTCATTACATGTTCTGGATTCAGAAAAAAGCTCTGATTTGAGTGCCAGCATATTCTACAAAGTGGATCACTATGTGTATTGTGGAACTgagcaattaaaatatttactaattttGGAAAGCTTGTGTTTTTAGTTCTTTATTTAGCCATAACCACCATCtctgccttttttgttttttaaaggggtcttcagatgctaagttcacttttacatgttgtttgatcattaatgtgtgttggcagtgtatgtacaaatctaccctataatgacaaaaatccatgtATATCCGTCTCTGTTTgcacaaatgattcatgatccagctttacttacagcagaagtgagtataagggtttttttttatgaatctttgtaatggcctttcctaataatgtgctagttagcaagtttatcGGCTAAATGGGCTAAAgaaaacaggctcgtcactccacagagagaagagaggggcggggcgagcagagctcatttgcatttaaagcagcctcgaccagaatgagatgatttttgcagagctgattttgtcaaggtaaaaagggtgttgttttacacaaccattgagaatctttaaccaaattatattatagacttttcattaagaccctgaagaatcatatcagcttgtggaaaatgggcatccgatgacccctttaacataacTGGAGTGGGATGTCATGTTATTTTCAGTCAAATGACCACACATTTGTTTCCAGAGATTTTATTTCTGGAGCTTTTTACACCAAGTaataaagtacaacaaaaatacaaaatgaaaaaccaaaaaaaaagcaatacaattatatgtacatattttataaacaatagagaTATTTGAATAATTCTGTATTTAATTGTTATGATTGTCTGTATATATGAACATACATTTATagaattgttgtttttattcacaACCTTTTACTGTCCACTCTCCTCCCCCTCCATGGTTAAATGTGAAAACCTCTATTTAataattcttttaaatttctaaattaaatatataaaaacacacacacacacacacacccaaatCCACTGAGGACAATTTACCAAACTTCTCTCAATATTTTTAAGATGTAAAATGTTTCTATAGGTCAAAACAACCTGTAcattctgttatttttgtttgtctttaaaATGAATCAATATGCAAATATCTGGGGGTAAAATTACTAATGTACTTCAACTCTGAAATTCTTCAGCAAAGCTGAAATTCACTGTATCATTTATAAAAGTACTAATACATAGTAGGAGCACAGACACTTAaaagtatgaaaataaaaactttttatatgaGCACCAAGTACTAAATTTGTTGTATGTTGAGCATGATAAAGTTCTCTGCTGGATGTACAGATACTGAAAACATCTGAACAAAAACTGATTCTTTGTAGTGCTTTCTAACCCCTGTCAAGGAATAATGGCATCTATGGATCCATTTCAGTCAGTGTCTGTATTCACAGCTCCACACATGCTACTAACAAGTACTTCGCTATGTATTAACTATGTAGATGTACAAGACTTTCAACTCAACTTATAATTGCAACTGCAGTGCATTCAATAGAAAATAGACTCTTCACATTACTAATAGCAGCCGATACGCATCAGGTGTAAATCAAGGAAAATTCCTCCGTCTACTGAGCAAAGAGATGAACAAATGGGTTTAAATGGGAGTGTCCATAAATCTTCGCTTCAACAAttttccatctctctctctcaaaaaaaaaatgctgtggtATGTGTTGCCAAACGGCCACCATCAGCATGCATCTTTTTGACGTCTCTTACTGCAGTAAACAAACAAAGGTAAAAATAAGCTATGGATATTGTAAGACTTACAGAAGTACAACAATCTATACATATCTACATATTATTGCCATAAACAAgaacattttttcagcattctgcAACGCCCTAATTAAAGTCAGGGCTTTAAGTATACAAATGAATTCTATGGTAAATTGTAAATGCAAATAGCAGGAAGGACTCGAGCTCAGAGGCAGTATCGGTTTTGATACAGTGCGGCAAGCTGACTGCTTTTTGGCATTTAATATTAATCAGCTTGAAATATGTCAAAAGGATCAACAAGAGTCCAATCTGCATCATGcagaaaataaacaacaatggTAAAGAACTTAAGACAGCGAGCTTAACATAAAAGAGGTAAAGAGTGATTAACAATTAGCTCAATTAACATTCAGGTGTTCCTCAGTACCCCGGCAGctacaaaatatacataatgcatagctgaaaataaaaaaaaaataataacactgGTTCAATTGGTACTAAAGCGCCTGCAGTTTAGAGCACCAGcacaagtgtaaaaaaaaataacctgcgATAGTAGTGAGCATTTAAATAGCTTTAGAAGCTCAAAGGGGAATCATAAACATCACTTCTCATagtctaatatttatatacgaCTTATGATAATACTGTCAAGTGCAGATGACTGCCCTATAGAGCCAATCTGTCTGATATAATGTTATTCAAGGTTACATTATCATTTGAGTGCCAAATCTTAGGGAGTGGAAAatctacattttttacattgcgCAGCTGAAAAGATTAAATCTGTGTTCATTTCAGCCATGCTACTTGAGAATTAagcaaaatatacaataaaaaaaattgagaaagacacaaataaaaaaaaaatactaaaagaaagaagaagaaacaaCTTATTAAATGTTCGGATTACCACGATAAATGGTTATTAAAGCTTAAAAACTCGACACACCAACCAATAACAAGATCCAAAACCttgtttggtttaaaaaaaaaaaaaaaaaaaaaaaaaaaagaaaagggcaAAACATCTCAGCGACTAGAAGTGCTCTTTGTTTAAACATGTATGTCATTTGCTCCAAAGAAATTACTATTTTCAGTTACAAAAGCCAGTCTCCTGATATACAAAATGCTACATTTCCCAAGGCGTAGTCTATCTTGGGTGGtgtaaacactgaaaaaagtaCCAATTTTTGAAACACATGAAAAAGtcctaaaacaacaacaacgaaaaatgcagtttcagcgGCAGCGGCTTCTTCGTGAGACTTAAAGATGCAGGTGTCGGGATGAGTACAGTAAGAGACCACAGCTCTCTGCTCCAGCATTTAGGTTTAACTGTATATcactaaagacaaaaaggatattaaatatctgaagGACCAGAAAAATAAATGGCTATTTAAACTCTTGAGAAATCAAGATTTCTTAGCTCTGTACAATAAAGACATCACTGAtgtcatattacaaaaacaaaaacgaaaaaCGACCAAAaggtatattcatatatatatatagattttttgtgtttaatttaaaaaagaactaATAGTCAGTGAGCGGATGAACGCGTGTCTGGATGGCATAAGGAAATCAGTCGGACTGAAGTGCAGTGTGTTGGTGGTGTCGTGAATGAGAGCCGAGAAAACCATTCGTTTCGCCGCTCCCCATGCTGCCGAAGTCTGTGACCGACACGGCCATTGTGGCGCCTGTAATGCGATGTGTGCGTCTGCCTTCGAAGTCCACGCCCAGGTTAGTAACAGACACGTCGTTAATGAAGGACTCCGAAAGGCCCATCTTGAGCCTCTTGGAGGGCCGTTCGCAGTCTTTGGTGCTGCACACGCTGATCTGGCCCAGGTCTGAGCGGTAGAAGCCAGAATCCAGCATGTTGAGGCAGCCGCTGTCTCCGTTTGCGGCGTAGCTGAGCTGATCATCATGGTTCAGGGCTCCTCTGTGTAAACTCTCCAGAGGGGGGAAGTACGGCGAGTCTAAACAGCTTATGTCTCCTGGACCGTTGCACACAGTTGCTACACTGTTACTAATGGCTGCAAAAACAAGTAGGGGGGAAAACTATTTTGTGATGTTTGAGGAAAAAACAGGGGTGCATAATAAAGAAAATCTTGctgtttttcattaaaagtgtttcctacaaaaatatttttggtaaatcatcctcatgtcatccaagatgctcatgtctttctttcttcagtcaaaataaatgaaggtttttaaagaaaacattccagcatttttctccatatggttgACTTCAAttgggatcaatgggttgaaggtccaaattacagttttaatgcagctttaaagggctctaaacaatcccagccgagaaataagggtcttatctagcaaaacaattggtcattttctaaaaaaaacaataaaaattatatgcttttttttaaccacaaatgcttgtcttgcactagctcaacctcaCATATTGTGTAGTCACGTTGAAAAGGTCACGTATGACATAGGCGGAAGTCCTGAGTCgatcagtgttaattttgttgacAAATAACTTGTCATAATTTTCATCAACATTTTTTCACTGACAAAAACGagacaaaaactatgacgaaaatccattgacattttcgtcaactaataaaaactagacaaaaatgttagggagggaTGATTTCAGAAGAGATTCATTTAGAACGAATCTGCTGAGTGGATTTGAGGTTAGATACGTACATTTGAACTGTAACAAACTATCTATCCAGCAGGACATAAGCTGCCAcacatttgctgcacgtctcataaaactttcaaaaatgtcaatatctgggaATGAGAGAAAagcagacatatggataaatttgacTACGCAAAAGAGtccggttttctgagcgcagGCACCGAAACAGTGCCTCTCACACAGCGCACAAGTACTCTTTTGCGTCTCACGAATGGAgagatacacacaaaatgatgcTGGAATTGTCTGATTTGACGAGTATTCGTGTAAACACACTCTGTTACATCTTAcgtgaacgtaaacagttgggagaatattGGATATGTATCGTATATTGCATCTGTGCTTTCACTGTcaaagggacagcagcctaatttagttgctcttgtctgtggcattgatgttaatcaagcaaaaagaaagacagaatatcactcactgttcttgacaATCACTTTAGTAGCTCTAATAAAGAtgaatctaaatttatttatataaataaataaatgtctgcttgaaagaataaagaatgcagtaaacaagttgttataaagaaggcataattagcctatataactattggcatttcattaaaaacacaaccatgttgttgtttttttatgagaagtggtttcatttcattttaatataaaggcatgttgcGTGTCAtagcagttaaatctgtgtctatCATTATAAAAGCATAATATCAAACCAATATAATAAGTTTGGAAATTTTacagaaatgcttaataaatgcactacactgttggctcccattgaagtgcactatttggagaaaaatcctagatgtttttttgttttgtttttttttcttccaaaaacCTTTCTAAATGTAGAAAAtagaacattgtggatgacattggggtgagtaaattatcaggactttattctggaagtgaactaatcctttagtgtttactttttttattgaaattaagattgagttaaatgaatagttccccccaaaaattaacatttgttgaaaatgtACTCTCTCTCAGGCAATGTAGATTAGTTTTCTTTCCAATcaaaacagtt contains:
- the cenph gene encoding centromere protein H — encoded protein: MSLSNHDEQSSDVDSAEMNSLPDTASASEGVTPTRLLKMKEIMENQCFEMNVKVSMGKHKESCEADGDLSKYESEIEQARLSYFNKTLVLNRMQIWNVIIEKMIQNDADADALKELTNQNTELCEKTLKILKETRELQDQITDVQKERLDLKGQIKKKMQEINELKQVKENQGEVQQRAKERAEAVLQKYQKVTTILQNVLRGIILASKVNWRDDPKLRDIAMGLEDIPN
- the mrps36 gene encoding 28S ribosomal protein S36, mitochondrial; the encoded protein is MGSKVSGKMAAASRVVQVVRPHAPLIKFPDRKGVPRPNVQEALKVLAASLPQISPSAPPPTASISPPPRPPGPVSRLPGTPDSIDVVRDLPQKYRRRTLALDEMDYIQRGGPE